A genome region from Blautia coccoides includes the following:
- the alaS gene encoding alanine--tRNA ligase — MQKYGVNELRKMFLEFFEGKGHLAMKSFSLVPHNDKSLLLINSGMAPLKPYFTGAEVPPRKRVTTCQKCIRTGDIENVGKTARHGTFFEMLGNFSFGDYFKKEAIRWSWEFLTEVVGLDADRLYPSVYLDDDEAFDIWNKEIGIPAERIFRFGKEDNFWEHGAGPCGPCSEIYYDRGERYGCGEPGCTVGCECDRYMEVWNNVFTQFENDGEGHYEELQQKNIDTGMGLERLAVAVQDVDSIFDIDTICALRNKVCELTGTEYKKDENVDVSIRLITDHIRSATFMISDGIMPTNEGRGYVLRRLIRRAARHGRLLGVKGNFLAALSSTVIEGSKDGYPELDEKKDFIFNVLTKEEEQFSKTIDQGLHILEEMEAEMKAAGSTQLSGENAFKLYDTYGFPLDLTKEILEEKGITIDEAGFKTAMEEQREKARKAREVTNYMGADATVYDEIDPKVTTEFVGYDNLSHQSKITVLTTDTEIVEALTEDEKGTVFVEETPFYATMGGQEGDKGVIELGDARFVVEDTIKLRGGKVGHVGRLTKGMLKTGDVVTLKVSAKDRADTCKNHSATHLLQKALKTVLGSHVEQKGSLVTPDRLRFDFAHFQAMTQEELAQVEAMVNEEIQAALPVVTEVMSIEDAKKTGAMALFGEKYGDSVRVVSMGDFSKELCGGTHVSNTGVITTFKIVSEAGIAAGVRRIEALTGDGVFDYYKEMEQKLAQIAALLKTTPAEAVDKIAHLQAEVKELHGENESLKAKLAQEAVGDVMNQVKEVKGTKLLAVSVADVDMNGLRDLGDQLKEKLGEGVVVLASVNGGKVNLLAMVTDSAMKAGAHAGNLVKGMAAVVGGGGGGRPNMAQAGGKNPEKVPEALEKAAELLEGQLK; from the coding sequence GTGCAGAAATACGGAGTGAACGAACTTCGGAAAATGTTTTTGGAGTTCTTTGAAGGAAAAGGCCATCTGGCTATGAAGAGTTTTTCTCTTGTTCCCCATAATGATAAGAGTTTATTGTTGATCAATTCCGGTATGGCGCCGCTGAAGCCATACTTTACAGGCGCTGAGGTGCCGCCCAGAAAAAGGGTGACCACCTGTCAGAAATGTATCCGTACCGGTGATATTGAAAATGTAGGCAAGACTGCCCGCCACGGCACATTTTTTGAGATGCTGGGCAATTTCTCCTTTGGAGATTATTTTAAGAAGGAGGCGATCCGCTGGTCCTGGGAATTTTTGACCGAGGTGGTAGGCCTTGACGCGGACCGTCTGTATCCTTCCGTCTATCTTGACGATGACGAGGCCTTTGATATCTGGAATAAAGAGATCGGAATTCCGGCAGAGCGTATTTTCCGTTTTGGAAAAGAGGACAACTTCTGGGAGCACGGCGCAGGGCCCTGCGGACCATGTTCCGAGATTTACTACGACAGAGGCGAGCGCTATGGATGCGGGGAACCCGGCTGTACTGTGGGCTGTGAGTGTGACCGCTACATGGAAGTGTGGAACAACGTATTCACCCAGTTTGAAAATGACGGGGAAGGCCACTACGAAGAACTGCAGCAGAAGAACATTGACACAGGAATGGGCCTGGAGCGTCTGGCTGTTGCCGTGCAGGATGTGGACTCTATCTTTGATATTGACACCATCTGCGCCCTCAGAAACAAAGTCTGTGAGCTGACCGGCACAGAGTATAAAAAGGACGAAAATGTGGATGTTTCCATCCGTCTGATCACAGACCACATCCGTTCCGCTACCTTTATGATCTCCGACGGCATTATGCCCACCAACGAAGGCAGGGGATATGTGCTGCGCCGTCTGATCCGCCGCGCTGCCCGCCACGGACGTCTTCTGGGTGTAAAAGGCAATTTCCTGGCTGCGCTGAGCAGTACAGTCATTGAAGGATCCAAGGACGGTTATCCGGAGCTGGATGAGAAGAAGGACTTCATCTTTAATGTTCTGACTAAAGAAGAGGAACAGTTCAGCAAAACCATTGACCAGGGTCTGCATATTCTGGAAGAGATGGAAGCAGAGATGAAAGCAGCGGGAAGTACACAGCTTTCCGGTGAGAACGCGTTTAAGTTATATGATACCTATGGATTCCCTCTGGATCTGACAAAGGAGATCCTGGAAGAAAAAGGGATCACTATTGATGAGGCCGGTTTCAAAACAGCCATGGAAGAACAGAGGGAAAAGGCCAGAAAGGCCCGCGAAGTGACCAATTATATGGGAGCTGATGCTACCGTATATGATGAAATAGACCCGAAAGTCACAACTGAGTTTGTGGGATATGACAATCTGTCCCATCAGTCCAAGATCACAGTTCTCACCACAGATACAGAGATCGTGGAGGCACTGACAGAGGACGAGAAGGGAACCGTATTTGTGGAGGAGACTCCGTTCTACGCTACCATGGGCGGACAGGAAGGCGATAAAGGCGTGATCGAGCTGGGAGATGCCCGGTTCGTTGTAGAGGACACCATTAAGCTGCGCGGCGGCAAGGTGGGCCATGTGGGAAGACTGACAAAAGGTATGTTAAAGACAGGCGATGTGGTGACTTTAAAGGTCAGCGCAAAAGACCGTGCGGATACCTGTAAGAACCACAGTGCCACCCATCTTCTGCAGAAAGCCCTGAAAACGGTTCTGGGTTCCCATGTAGAGCAGAAGGGTTCTCTTGTGACACCGGACAGGCTGCGCTTTGACTTTGCCCATTTCCAGGCTATGACCCAGGAGGAATTGGCTCAGGTGGAGGCAATGGTCAATGAGGAGATCCAGGCAGCACTTCCCGTTGTGACAGAGGTTATGAGCATTGAAGACGCCAAGAAAACAGGGGCCATGGCTCTTTTTGGGGAAAAGTACGGAGATAGTGTGCGCGTGGTTTCCATGGGAGATTTCTCCAAGGAACTGTGCGGCGGTACCCATGTATCCAATACAGGTGTGATCACAACCTTTAAGATCGTTTCTGAGGCGGGCATCGCAGCCGGTGTGCGCCGTATCGAGGCACTGACCGGTGACGGTGTGTTCGATTACTATAAAGAAATGGAACAGAAACTGGCTCAGATCGCAGCACTTTTGAAAACCACCCCGGCGGAGGCAGTGGACAAGATCGCTCATCTGCAGGCAGAGGTGAAGGAACTCCACGGTGAAAATGAGTCCTTGAAAGCAAAACTGGCACAGGAGGCAGTGGGCGATGTGATGAACCAGGTAAAAGAGGTGAAAGGCACAAAGCTGCTGGCTGTATCCGTGGCAGATGTGGATATGAACGGACTGCGTGATCTGGGTGACCAGTTAAAAGAAAAATTGGGTGAAGGCGTGGTTGTCCTGGCCAGTGTAAACGGCGGTAAAGTAAATCTGCTGGCAATGGTGACAGACAGTGCTATGAAAGCCGGTGCACATGCAGGCAACCTGGTAAAAGGTATGGCTGCGGTTGTAGGCGGAGGCGGCGGCGGACGTCCAAATATGGCTCAGGCCGGCGGGAAGAATCCGGAAAAAGTGCCAGAAGCCCTGGAAAAAGCAGCAGAACTGCTGGAAGGCCAGTTAAAATAA
- a CDS encoding uracil permease, whose protein sequence is MEKVLGWKYRYFGKGDWEAFFGLFGDVFSKIAAIVGVLYLTEGFPAEIVMGKILPGIAVGSISGCLIYFGEAYFLGKKEGRTDVTALPFGVSSTQVFAWLFLILVPIYRKTGDAVMAWQIALAACFLGGIIEVLGGFVSRYLVRYIPNSALMGNMAAGALVWLSFNGFVTVFQAPVISVLPLFLLILAFRVKRPFVKGIPNTLVILVLGGVLAWITGYCSTQSFRESLDFVGFYPPSLTVTDVFEGFGKIGPYLSIIVPLQIANFISTMQAVQSAAMSGDRYPVKRSMILDGMTTIVSSFTGSPFPTSVYYGHPGWKKIGTRSGYTLCMAVMYLTCFFGIPLMILEIVPYEVIIILLVFVGLTVASEVVDNLEKEYSSVIFVSLFPILAQYICNLINDVLSVAGTSVAEIGLEKFGDAGVAVYAFQVLSYGAFASSLLYAAWMAYIYRRRFKAAGFTAILLAVLSAMGFIHCEQMSWLPRTGVMFSVIYLAVGAGCFFAEHREKKKLFEKIQI, encoded by the coding sequence GTGGAAAAGGTATTGGGGTGGAAATATAGATATTTTGGAAAAGGGGACTGGGAAGCATTTTTCGGATTGTTTGGGGATGTGTTCTCAAAAATAGCAGCAATAGTTGGTGTGCTTTATCTTACTGAGGGATTTCCTGCTGAGATCGTGATGGGGAAGATTTTGCCTGGAATCGCAGTTGGGTCCATTTCGGGGTGTTTGATCTATTTTGGGGAAGCATATTTTCTGGGGAAAAAAGAAGGGCGCACAGATGTGACGGCACTGCCGTTTGGAGTAAGCTCCACACAGGTATTTGCCTGGCTGTTCCTTATTTTGGTTCCCATATACAGGAAAACAGGGGATGCTGTTATGGCATGGCAGATTGCACTGGCGGCGTGTTTCTTAGGAGGTATCATTGAGGTACTGGGAGGATTTGTGAGCCGTTATCTGGTGAGATACATACCGAACTCCGCGCTGATGGGGAATATGGCAGCCGGAGCACTTGTATGGCTTTCCTTCAATGGATTCGTCACTGTATTCCAGGCGCCTGTTATCAGTGTGCTGCCGCTGTTCCTGCTGATTTTGGCATTCAGGGTAAAACGTCCTTTTGTAAAAGGAATCCCGAATACACTTGTGATCCTGGTATTGGGAGGGGTGCTGGCCTGGATAACCGGTTACTGCAGTACACAGAGTTTTCGGGAATCGCTGGATTTTGTGGGATTTTATCCGCCAAGTCTGACGGTTACGGATGTGTTTGAGGGGTTTGGGAAGATTGGACCGTATCTCTCCATCATCGTACCGCTTCAGATTGCCAATTTTATCTCCACCATGCAGGCAGTACAAAGCGCTGCCATGTCAGGAGACAGATATCCTGTGAAACGCAGCATGATACTGGATGGGATGACGACAATAGTTTCCTCTTTCACAGGAAGCCCTTTTCCAACATCCGTCTATTACGGACATCCGGGATGGAAGAAGATTGGGACCAGGAGCGGATATACGCTCTGTATGGCAGTGATGTATCTCACTTGCTTTTTCGGGATACCGCTCATGATATTGGAAATCGTACCCTATGAAGTGATCATCATACTTCTTGTATTCGTAGGTCTCACCGTGGCATCAGAGGTTGTGGACAACTTGGAGAAGGAGTACAGCAGTGTGATATTTGTATCGCTGTTTCCTATACTAGCCCAGTATATCTGCAATCTTATCAATGATGTCCTGTCTGTGGCAGGCACCAGTGTGGCCGAGATTGGACTTGAAAAGTTCGGTGATGCCGGAGTCGCTGTCTATGCATTTCAGGTGTTGTCTTACGGCGCATTTGCTTCCAGCCTGCTCTATGCGGCCTGGATGGCATATATTTACCGGAGAAGATTCAAGGCGGCAGGGTTCACGGCAATTCTGCTGGCAGTTCTGTCAGCGATGGGCTTTATACACTGTGAACAGATGAGCTGGCTGCCGCGTACAGGGGTCATGTTCTCTGTGATTTATCTTGCGGTGGGAGCCGGGTGCTTTTTTGCAGAGCACAGGGAGAAGAAAAAATTGTTTGAAAAGATTCAAATTTAA
- a CDS encoding IS110 family transposase, whose protein sequence is MNAVGIDVSKGKSMVAIMRPFGEIVSAPFEIKHTASDIHSLVELINSVEGESRIVMEHTGRYYEVLAHQLSKANLFVSAINPKLIKDFDNDSLRKVKSDKADAVKIARYALDKWQNLKQYNVMDELRNQLKTMNRQFGFYMKHKTAMKNNLIGILDQTYPGVNTYFDSPARSDGSQKWVDFASTYWHVDCVRKMSLNAFIDHYQNWCKRKKYNFSQSKAEEIYGKAKELVPVLPKDDITKLIIKQAVNQLNSASTTVESLRTLMNETASKLPEYPIVMAMKGVGASLGPQLMAEIGDVSRFTHKGAITAFAGVDPGVNESGSYEQKSVPTSKRGSSDLRKTLFQVMDVLIKTHPQDDPVYQFIDKKRAQGKPYYVYMTAGANKFLRIYYGRVKEYLSSLPES, encoded by the coding sequence ATGAACGCAGTAGGTATCGATGTTTCAAAAGGTAAGAGTATGGTTGCTATCATGCGACCTTTCGGTGAAATTGTTTCCGCACCTTTCGAAATCAAACACACAGCCAGTGATATCCATTCACTTGTAGAACTCATCAACTCTGTTGAAGGGGAGTCCCGAATCGTGATGGAGCACACAGGACGTTATTATGAAGTCCTCGCCCATCAGCTTTCAAAGGCAAATCTTTTCGTCAGTGCCATTAACCCAAAACTTATCAAAGACTTTGATAATGATTCTCTTCGTAAAGTGAAATCTGATAAAGCGGATGCTGTTAAGATTGCCCGATATGCTCTTGACAAATGGCAAAATCTTAAACAGTATAATGTTATGGATGAATTACGCAATCAGCTCAAAACCATGAACCGTCAGTTCGGCTTTTACATGAAGCACAAGACGGCTATGAAAAATAATCTTATCGGCATCCTTGACCAAACCTATCCTGGTGTTAATACTTACTTTGACAGTCCTGCACGCAGTGACGGCAGCCAGAAATGGGTTGATTTTGCATCTACATACTGGCATGTGGACTGTGTCCGTAAAATGTCTCTGAATGCCTTTATCGACCATTATCAAAACTGGTGCAAACGTAAGAAGTACAACTTCAGCCAATCCAAAGCTGAGGAAATCTATGGAAAAGCAAAGGAACTTGTTCCTGTACTTCCTAAGGATGACATTACAAAGCTTATTATCAAGCAGGCTGTAAACCAGCTTAACAGTGCTTCTACAACCGTTGAATCACTACGCACACTTATGAATGAAACTGCATCCAAACTCCCAGAGTATCCTATTGTTATGGCGATGAAAGGGGTTGGTGCTTCGCTTGGTCCTCAATTGATGGCTGAGATTGGTGATGTTTCCCGTTTTACCCATAAAGGTGCTATTACTGCTTTTGCCGGTGTAGATCCCGGTGTTAATGAATCGGGAAGTTATGAACAAAAAAGTGTTCCAACTTCAAAACGAGGCTCATCTGATCTTAGAAAGACTTTATTTCAGGTAATGGATGTCTTAATAAAAACACACCCACAGGATGATCCTGTGTATCAGTTCATAGATAAGAAACGGGCACAAGGCAAGCCTTATTATGTCTATATGACTGCAGGTGCCAACAAGTTTCTAAGAATCTATTACGGACGAGTGAAAGAATATCTTTCATCTCTTCCAGAATCCTAA
- a CDS encoding DUF6506 family protein, with product MKIVKFASIVMGEGYTPESEKAFFQNPHNDTSFFGVSSLEEACKLAVELKLRGYKCLELCGAFGADGAQKVIKATDSKIAVGFSIHLPEQDNLFDRLFS from the coding sequence ATGAAAATTGTAAAGTTTGCATCTATCGTAATGGGTGAAGGATACACCCCTGAAAGCGAAAAAGCTTTCTTTCAAAATCCCCATAATGATACTTCATTCTTCGGAGTGTCAAGTCTTGAGGAAGCCTGCAAATTGGCTGTGGAGCTGAAGTTACGCGGCTATAAATGCCTGGAACTGTGCGGCGCTTTCGGCGCGGACGGTGCCCAAAAAGTCATTAAGGCCACAGATAGCAAAATAGCTGTGGGATTTTCCATACATCTGCCCGAGCAGGATAATTTATTCGACAGACTCTTTTCCTGA
- a CDS encoding class I fructose-bisphosphate aldolase, with the protein MNLKTRRMSHIFKEDGKALIVAMDHGTFNGASAGLEHPGETLSQIAEGGADAVLCNFGVARKFAKELAPLGYIARLDLPPTYMGQGHDSRLVFDAEYALRMGADAVMVNVGQGIGVEEPTYPHLAEAIAYCDSIGMPVCSEPVPGGFDAGKEFKTLDNIARGARIACEIGCDFMKVGYAPGFERVVDETFVPLVVLGGAKTDDEKEFLASIKAAMDAGASGVAIGRNVWGGGNTVRMTRALSAIIHRNVSVEEAYEILRG; encoded by the coding sequence ATGAATTTGAAAACAAGAAGAATGAGCCACATATTTAAAGAGGATGGAAAAGCGCTGATCGTTGCCATGGACCACGGTACTTTTAACGGTGCATCAGCCGGTTTGGAACATCCCGGTGAGACTTTGAGCCAGATTGCAGAGGGTGGGGCAGACGCGGTGTTGTGCAACTTTGGAGTTGCCAGAAAGTTTGCGAAAGAGCTGGCACCGCTGGGATATATAGCCAGACTGGACCTGCCTCCCACTTATATGGGACAGGGGCATGACAGCCGACTTGTATTTGATGCGGAATATGCCCTGCGTATGGGAGCAGACGCGGTTATGGTAAATGTGGGACAGGGTATAGGTGTGGAGGAACCGACATATCCGCATCTGGCCGAGGCTATTGCTTACTGTGACAGCATAGGAATGCCGGTATGTTCTGAGCCGGTACCGGGCGGATTCGATGCAGGAAAAGAGTTCAAGACTCTGGATAATATTGCGAGAGGCGCAAGGATCGCCTGCGAGATAGGATGCGACTTCATGAAAGTGGGATATGCACCGGGATTTGAAAGAGTCGTGGATGAGACATTCGTGCCTCTGGTTGTTCTGGGCGGCGCGAAGACAGATGACGAAAAAGAGTTCCTGGCATCCATAAAGGCAGCTATGGATGCAGGTGCAAGCGGTGTGGCGATTGGAAGGAATGTCTGGGGCGGAGGCAATACGGTGCGCATGACCAGAGCACTTTCTGCCATTATCCACAGAAATGTGTCAGTAGAGGAAGCTTATGAAATTTTAAGAGGATAA
- a CDS encoding xylulokinase yields MEGYLIGFDIGTLSSKAVLTDLQGNVVEKFQREHDIQVKYPGWQEESMEMWWEEFCQAVSCFLEKENVSAEQIRAVGVTGLIPALCAVDREGNAVRSAMLHTDVRAEHELQEIQEKLSPAVTHGHMLPKILWVKAHEPENFKKISKVFVPHGYIGYRLTGDSTMDYDAASMVGGMFDEEKLAWNEEAARVFGLPADIFPQLKPANAVIGCVSQSAAEETGLSVNTQVIAGVGDTFASMLGGGAYNAGHFMIYLGTSGTSMYAENSPEEYVDVPHYGEKKGHFAGRIFSFGESILHLRKNLRYEDWEELNSHLDEIEPGTDGLWYFPHYKLQTEASFFGPDAEFMLGYRGCHTQYHLYHAMLEGIAYNACSNIRNFNLPVKQINIFGGGANSREICQMFADVIGRELHYNPKSSTALGAAFLAGYGSGAVKSYSELTETWFGDSQVIKPDEERTRRYRKLYEKYQELRETLVKLDAETEAL; encoded by the coding sequence ATGGAAGGGTATTTAATAGGGTTTGATATCGGGACACTGAGCTCCAAGGCAGTGCTCACAGACCTTCAGGGAAATGTAGTAGAGAAATTTCAGAGAGAACATGATATCCAGGTGAAATATCCCGGCTGGCAGGAAGAGAGCATGGAAATGTGGTGGGAGGAATTCTGCCAGGCGGTATCCTGTTTTCTTGAAAAAGAGAATGTGTCCGCAGAGCAGATCCGGGCTGTGGGAGTCACCGGACTGATCCCTGCATTGTGTGCTGTGGACAGGGAGGGGAATGCTGTCCGCAGTGCCATGCTGCACACAGATGTCAGGGCAGAGCATGAGCTCCAGGAGATACAGGAGAAGCTGAGCCCTGCAGTCACACACGGGCACATGCTGCCCAAGATCCTTTGGGTAAAAGCACATGAGCCGGAGAATTTCAAAAAGATCAGCAAAGTATTTGTGCCCCATGGATATATCGGATACAGACTCACCGGAGACAGTACCATGGATTATGATGCAGCTTCCATGGTGGGGGGAATGTTCGATGAGGAGAAGCTGGCGTGGAATGAGGAGGCGGCCCGGGTATTCGGTCTTCCGGCAGATATCTTTCCGCAGTTAAAGCCGGCAAACGCTGTGATCGGCTGTGTGTCCCAGTCTGCGGCAGAGGAGACAGGACTTTCCGTCAATACACAGGTCATTGCCGGAGTAGGGGATACCTTTGCCTCTATGCTGGGGGGCGGAGCCTACAATGCGGGACATTTTATGATATATCTGGGAACCTCAGGGACTTCCATGTATGCAGAGAACTCTCCGGAAGAATATGTAGATGTTCCTCATTATGGAGAGAAGAAAGGGCATTTTGCAGGACGGATTTTTTCCTTTGGGGAGAGTATCCTGCATCTGAGAAAGAATCTGAGATATGAGGACTGGGAGGAACTGAATTCCCATTTGGATGAGATTGAGCCGGGAACGGACGGGCTTTGGTATTTCCCACATTACAAACTGCAGACAGAGGCATCCTTTTTCGGACCGGATGCAGAGTTCATGCTGGGATACCGGGGATGCCATACACAGTATCATCTGTATCACGCCATGCTGGAGGGAATCGCCTATAATGCCTGTTCCAATATCAGGAATTTTAACCTGCCCGTAAAACAGATCAATATTTTCGGAGGCGGGGCAAATTCCAGAGAAATCTGTCAGATGTTTGCAGATGTCATCGGAAGAGAACTGCACTATAATCCAAAGAGTTCCACCGCTTTAGGCGCCGCATTTTTGGCAGGATACGGAAGCGGGGCAGTGAAGAGTTACAGCGAACTGACAGAGACATGGTTCGGCGACAGCCAGGTGATAAAACCAGATGAGGAGAGAACCAGAAGATACCGGAAATTATATGAAAAATATCAGGAGCTTCGGGAAACCCTGGTGAAGCTGGATGCCGAAACAGAGGCACTTTAA
- a CDS encoding RibD family protein, with protein MAIPQIQFDEKPIELKKIYDNTEKMGYVKEGLPCKKTDRVYGKLMFGETPKERPLTYASYVMSVDGKIAFEDNEVGPMIAKTNMLDKDGATADFWVLNLLRANCDGIIIGSGTLIKEPEYSGSAYDPDLLQARTENGRPLAPWTVIVTTSGRKIPFGNPVFGQEEVPVVIATSPNGFENLKKEINKPYYKLPTADSEADRKEIRCLTEENLGKIAVLVTGEGSDTDTTEIMKVLRAMGMEKVLVESPTYCHHMMREGVLDEIFINTSCVFVGGQATGIGTSSQSFPSTSHPHSEIVTMHIHSPHFFYTRYRMIYPATEK; from the coding sequence ATGGCAATACCACAGATTCAATTTGATGAAAAACCCATTGAATTAAAAAAGATTTATGACAATACGGAAAAAATGGGGTATGTAAAAGAAGGTCTTCCCTGCAAGAAGACGGACAGAGTGTACGGAAAGCTGATGTTTGGGGAGACACCAAAAGAGAGGCCGCTTACTTACGCATCTTATGTTATGTCCGTGGACGGGAAGATTGCCTTTGAAGACAATGAAGTGGGACCCATGATTGCAAAGACCAATATGCTGGATAAAGACGGCGCAACTGCTGATTTCTGGGTCCTCAATCTTCTGAGAGCCAACTGTGACGGAATCATTATCGGCAGCGGCACACTGATCAAAGAGCCGGAATATTCGGGCAGTGCCTATGACCCGGATCTGCTGCAGGCCAGAACTGAAAATGGAAGGCCCCTGGCCCCCTGGACGGTTATTGTGACTACATCCGGCAGGAAAATACCCTTTGGAAATCCTGTTTTTGGACAGGAAGAGGTTCCGGTGGTGATCGCAACTTCCCCCAATGGGTTCGAGAACCTGAAAAAGGAGATCAACAAACCTTATTATAAGCTTCCAACAGCAGACAGTGAGGCTGACAGAAAAGAAATCCGCTGTTTGACAGAAGAAAATCTGGGTAAGATTGCAGTTTTGGTGACAGGAGAAGGTTCTGACACAGATACTACAGAGATCATGAAAGTGCTGAGAGCCATGGGAATGGAAAAGGTATTGGTGGAATCTCCAACATACTGTCACCACATGATGCGTGAAGGGGTTCTGGATGAAATATTTATCAATACTTCCTGTGTGTTTGTAGGCGGACAGGCTACAGGAATCGGCACATCCAGCCAGTCCTTCCCGTCTACCAGCCACCCACACAGTGAAATTGTGACTATGCATATACACAGTCCCCATTTCTTCTATACAAGATACAGGATGATTTACCCTGCAACAGAAAAATAA
- a CDS encoding dihydrofolate reductase family protein — protein sequence MSLDKIPFQAEEIQIRQIFRSGELDSYSHTPVPSEKIRTVYGSELTFPEPLEDRPYIFSSFVTSIDGKLAYADKPSAFYVAGKNMMAGGGKDTDFWILNALRGTCDAAIIGGNSMKTDADYAMYCMDDEIESARSAAGLPKIPLNIVMTLDARDVPLDHALLKSREIPCMMVTSPNGLAYIKENFKGEYLVAVQEDGEKVLKEKMSKAGSGVLPILVTGEGSFPDSPVTMQILKRIGIDRLLIESPGYGHFLVKKRLMDEFFLNLSAVYIGGGDTMTLGKADKGFSAESHPHAKILSIHMYNEYFAYFRYRFHYDFMD from the coding sequence ATGAGTTTGGATAAGATTCCGTTTCAGGCGGAAGAGATTCAGATCAGACAGATTTTCAGGAGCGGGGAACTGGACAGCTATTCGCATACCCCAGTGCCTTCAGAGAAGATTAGAACTGTGTATGGCAGTGAACTGACATTCCCGGAACCGCTTGAGGACAGACCGTATATTTTTTCTTCATTCGTCACATCCATTGACGGGAAACTGGCATATGCGGATAAGCCCAGTGCATTCTATGTTGCGGGAAAAAATATGATGGCCGGGGGCGGAAAGGATACGGATTTCTGGATATTGAATGCCCTGAGAGGCACCTGCGATGCAGCCATTATCGGGGGCAATTCTATGAAGACGGACGCGGATTATGCCATGTACTGCATGGATGATGAGATTGAGAGTGCCAGGAGTGCGGCAGGGCTGCCAAAGATACCTCTGAATATTGTCATGACTTTGGATGCGCGTGATGTGCCCCTGGACCATGCCCTGCTAAAAAGCAGAGAGATTCCTTGTATGATGGTGACCTCACCAAACGGGCTGGCCTATATAAAAGAGAATTTTAAGGGAGAATATCTGGTGGCAGTACAGGAAGACGGAGAGAAAGTTCTGAAGGAAAAAATGTCAAAAGCGGGCAGCGGAGTGCTTCCCATCCTTGTGACAGGGGAAGGCAGTTTTCCGGATTCTCCGGTAACGATGCAGATATTAAAGAGAATCGGGATCGACAGGCTGCTGATTGAATCCCCGGGGTACGGCCATTTTCTTGTGAAAAAGAGGCTGATGGACGAATTTTTCCTGAATCTTTCCGCGGTCTATATCGGCGGCGGGGATACTATGACTCTGGGAAAGGCAGATAAAGGATTTTCAGCGGAATCACATCCGCATGCAAAGATACTGTCCATCCATATGTATAATGAATATTTTGCGTACTTCCGTTACCGCTTCCATTATGATTTTATGGATTGA
- a CDS encoding zinc-dependent alcohol dehydrogenase — protein MRAAIMPEPGKIEMIDVTLPEMQEDEVLIDVKAVGICTFEQGYYYGKSQGFPFAGGHEICGVVEKAGSKVAQKLKPGDKVIVLSLTRCGECYYCRKGYDNQCENAKDVQKIPGVDGPGGFADKFIAKGYEVFKIDESVPFERGILAEPLACVTHSMNMSGIGSGDYALICGAGAMGVIHILLAKLRGAKVIVSEPSEERRKKALEFGADHVVNPLEQDLQKTVEEITDGRGVEKAFFTAGGKAAIEGAIQALAIRGTLVIYGGTGPNDSFTVNPKWFHYKEITITGVTKHTKETIRVAAELLSLKELPLDRLITSRFPFEKIEDALIEARQVSSYRPVVLMD, from the coding sequence ATGAGAGCAGCAATTATGCCGGAACCTGGCAAAATAGAGATGATAGATGTGACACTGCCCGAAATGCAGGAGGATGAGGTGCTTATAGACGTCAAGGCAGTGGGCATCTGTACCTTTGAACAGGGATATTATTATGGCAAATCCCAGGGATTTCCCTTTGCAGGCGGCCATGAAATCTGCGGCGTTGTGGAAAAAGCAGGGAGCAAAGTAGCGCAGAAGCTGAAACCCGGTGACAAAGTGATCGTCCTCAGTCTGACGCGCTGCGGTGAGTGCTATTACTGCAGAAAGGGATATGACAACCAGTGTGAAAATGCAAAAGATGTACAGAAAATTCCTGGCGTGGACGGACCCGGCGGATTTGCGGACAAATTCATTGCCAAGGGATATGAAGTGTTTAAAATCGACGAGAGCGTACCATTTGAGCGGGGAATTCTGGCAGAACCTCTGGCCTGTGTGACACACAGCATGAATATGTCTGGAATCGGAAGCGGAGATTATGCGCTGATCTGCGGCGCCGGTGCCATGGGGGTGATCCATATCCTTCTGGCAAAGCTCAGGGGTGCAAAGGTGATCGTAAGCGAACCGTCTGAGGAGAGAAGAAAGAAAGCTCTGGAGTTTGGTGCCGATCATGTGGTCAATCCTCTGGAACAAGATCTTCAAAAAACAGTTGAGGAGATCACAGACGGCAGAGGTGTGGAGAAGGCTTTTTTCACGGCAGGGGGAAAAGCGGCAATCGAGGGAGCTATCCAGGCACTGGCCATCCGCGGCACTCTGGTCATCTACGGAGGTACAGGCCCCAACGATTCCTTTACCGTTAATCCGAAATGGTTCCATTATAAGGAGATTACGATCACAGGTGTGACCAAGCATACAAAAGAGACTATCCGTGTTGCCGCAGAGCTTTTGAGCTTAAAAGAACTGCCTCTGGACCGCCTGATTACATCCAGATTCCCCTTTGAAAAGATTGAGGACGCCCTCATTGAGGCGAGACAGGTTTCGTCTTACCGTCCCGTTGTGCTCATGGACTGA